In Herbaspirillum seropedicae, a single window of DNA contains:
- a CDS encoding DUF969 domain-containing protein, translating to MESTTLLPLIGIPIVVAGFALRFNPLLVVTVAGLTTGLSVGMDFGMLLETFGEKFVNSRSLATFLLILPIIGLLEHYGLKERAQAWISSIASATSARILMLYFILREGTAALGLIYLGGQAQTVRPLLAPMAEGAAVNAYGEDLPQHIRDKIKAHAAACDNIAVFFGEDIFIAFGAVLLMDAFLKENGITNIEPLHIGLWAIPTALSALVIHMFRLTRLDASIRRDVDAWKATQSAAKVSA from the coding sequence ATGGAGAGTACGACACTGCTGCCCCTGATCGGGATACCGATCGTCGTGGCCGGTTTTGCCTTGCGTTTCAATCCGCTGCTGGTGGTCACGGTCGCGGGCCTCACCACCGGCCTGTCGGTGGGCATGGATTTCGGCATGCTGCTGGAAACCTTCGGCGAGAAGTTCGTCAACAGCCGTTCGCTGGCGACCTTCCTGCTGATCCTGCCCATCATCGGCCTGTTGGAACATTATGGTCTGAAGGAGCGTGCCCAGGCCTGGATCTCCAGCATCGCCAGCGCCACCTCGGCGCGCATCCTGATGCTCTACTTCATCCTGCGTGAAGGCACGGCCGCCCTCGGCCTGATCTACCTCGGTGGCCAGGCGCAGACCGTGCGTCCGCTGCTGGCGCCGATGGCTGAGGGGGCTGCAGTGAACGCCTATGGCGAAGACCTGCCGCAACACATCCGCGACAAGATCAAGGCGCATGCTGCGGCGTGCGACAACATCGCGGTCTTCTTCGGCGAAGACATCTTCATCGCCTTTGGCGCGGTGCTGCTCATGGACGCCTTCCTGAAGGAAAACGGCATCACCAATATCGAGCCGCTGCACATCGGCCTGTGGGCCATCCCCACTGCCCTGTCGGCACTGGTGATCCACATGTTCCGCCTGACCCGCCTCGACGCTTCCATCCGCCGCGATGTCGATGCGTGGAAGGCCACCCAATCCGCTGCCAAGGTGTCCGCATGA
- a CDS encoding winged helix DNA-binding protein yields MAPRPTKIVSSQHLVSERSAELSELEYALIMACNAFNRWMVRCMAAAGAKDMTAIEVSLLHHVNHRDRKKKLADICFVLNVEDTHVVTYALKKLVKAGYVKSEKAGKELLFSTTPAGQALCMKYREVRERCLIEVQAESGIPNQAIGEAAQLLRNASGLYDTAARAAASL; encoded by the coding sequence ATGGCCCCGCGACCGACCAAGATCGTGTCGTCCCAGCACCTGGTGTCCGAACGCAGCGCCGAGCTGTCCGAGCTCGAATATGCGCTCATCATGGCCTGCAATGCCTTCAACCGCTGGATGGTGCGTTGCATGGCCGCCGCTGGCGCCAAGGACATGACGGCCATCGAGGTGTCGCTGTTGCATCACGTCAATCACCGTGACCGCAAGAAAAAACTGGCCGATATCTGTTTCGTATTGAACGTCGAGGACACCCACGTGGTCACCTATGCCTTGAAGAAGTTGGTCAAGGCCGGCTACGTCAAGAGCGAGAAGGCGGGCAAGGAACTGCTGTTCTCGACCACCCCGGCCGGGCAGGCGCTGTGCATGAAGTACCGCGAGGTACGCGAGCGCTGCCTCATCGAGGTCCAGGCCGAGAGTGGCATTCCCAACCAGGCCATCGGCGAGGCTGCGCAATTGCTGCGCAATGCCTCCGGGCTGTACGACACGGCAGCACGGGCGGCGGCCTCGCTTTGA
- a CDS encoding NAD(P)/FAD-dependent oxidoreductase: protein MPHVVIIGCGFGGLAAARELANAEVRITMIDRSNHHLFQPLLYQVATAGLSAPAISAPIRAILAHQRNLTTLMAAVTGIDTAAKTVQLEDGSTMAYDHLIVAAGSTHSYFGRDEWSSLAPGLKTLEDAFEIRKRILMAFERAERESDARRRQEWLTFTVIGGGATGVEMAGTLVEIARHTLAGEFRNIDPHSARVVLIEGSDRILGAYPPDLSDKAREQLQKLGVDVRTGSRVVHIDETCVRYTNFDGEQTLSTRTVIWSAGVAASPLGRALGVELDRAGRVPVSPELNIAGHDDVYVIGDLAAAQSEGKPVPGVSPAAKQMGRVAARNIKHRIAGQTPETFVYQDYGSLATIGRKAAIAMVGKLKFSGYPAWLFWLFVHVYFLIGFRNRIMVMADWAWAYFTFKRSARVISATMPTQAEQSPLRKEAAE from the coding sequence ATGCCCCACGTAGTCATCATCGGTTGTGGATTCGGCGGCCTGGCCGCCGCGCGCGAACTGGCCAATGCCGAGGTGCGCATCACCATGATCGATCGCAGCAACCACCACCTGTTCCAGCCGCTGCTCTACCAGGTGGCCACGGCAGGGCTGTCGGCCCCGGCCATCAGCGCACCGATCCGCGCCATCCTGGCGCACCAGCGCAACCTGACCACCTTGATGGCCGCCGTGACGGGCATCGACACCGCCGCCAAGACAGTGCAGCTCGAAGACGGCAGCACGATGGCCTACGACCACCTGATCGTGGCCGCCGGTTCCACCCACAGCTATTTCGGGCGGGATGAGTGGAGCAGCCTGGCGCCCGGCCTGAAGACCCTGGAAGATGCCTTCGAGATCCGCAAGCGCATCCTGATGGCCTTCGAGCGCGCCGAGCGTGAGAGCGATGCGCGACGCCGCCAGGAATGGCTGACCTTTACCGTCATCGGCGGCGGCGCGACCGGCGTCGAAATGGCGGGTACGCTGGTAGAGATTGCCCGCCACACCCTGGCCGGGGAATTCCGCAACATCGATCCGCATTCGGCGCGGGTGGTGCTCATCGAAGGATCGGACCGCATCCTGGGCGCCTATCCGCCCGACCTTTCCGACAAGGCGCGCGAGCAATTGCAGAAGCTGGGCGTGGACGTGCGTACCGGCAGCCGCGTGGTGCATATCGATGAGACCTGCGTGCGTTATACCAACTTCGATGGCGAACAGACCTTGTCCACCCGCACCGTGATCTGGTCGGCCGGGGTGGCCGCCTCGCCGCTGGGCCGTGCCCTGGGGGTGGAGCTGGACCGCGCCGGCCGTGTGCCGGTGTCGCCCGAGCTCAATATCGCCGGGCATGATGATGTCTATGTCATCGGCGACCTGGCGGCGGCGCAGTCGGAGGGCAAGCCGGTACCGGGCGTGTCGCCGGCGGCCAAGCAGATGGGGCGCGTGGCGGCACGCAACATCAAGCACCGCATTGCCGGCCAGACGCCGGAGACCTTTGTCTACCAAGACTATGGCTCACTGGCCACGATCGGCCGCAAGGCGGCCATCGCCATGGTGGGCAAGCTCAAGTTCTCGGGCTATCCGGCCTGGTTGTTCTGGCTGTTCGTGCACGTGTATTTCCTGATCGGTTTCCGCAACCGCATCATGGTGATGGCCGATTGGGCCTGGGCGTATTTCACCTTCAAGCGCAGTGCCCGGGTCATTTCGGCGACCATGCCGACGCAGGCCGAGCAGTCGCCCTTGCGCAAGGAAGCGGCTGAATAG
- a CDS encoding DUF979 domain-containing protein — protein MNTLISINRIYYLIGIIVMMLTVMTLRDKGNPKRFTTALFWFLFGAVFLFGDLLVENLGKSMAHRIIGGTVIIISLIAGTGLLSMGSYATSTHEERVASSKRLGNWLFFPAVLIPVITVACTVLLKGVSVGGVMLLDQKQLTLAALCVACVCALIAGCVLTRGTPLQAVRQSRRLVDSIGWAAILPLMLAMLGGVFVAAKTGTSVQQVVSLFVNPDNRFLVVVIYCVGMALFTMVMGNAFAAFPVMSAGIALPFLILGHHADPAPLVAIGMYSGYCGTLMTPMAANYNIVPAALLELKNKYQVIKVQIPTALTLLTVNVFLMYFLAFR, from the coding sequence ATGAATACGCTCATCTCGATCAATCGCATCTACTACCTCATCGGCATCATCGTCATGATGCTGACCGTCATGACCCTGCGCGACAAGGGCAACCCCAAGCGCTTCACCACGGCGCTGTTCTGGTTCCTCTTCGGCGCGGTCTTCCTGTTCGGTGACCTGCTGGTGGAAAACCTCGGCAAGTCCATGGCCCACCGTATCATCGGCGGCACCGTCATCATCATCTCCCTGATCGCCGGCACCGGCCTGCTCTCCATGGGCAGCTATGCCACCTCCACGCATGAAGAACGCGTGGCGTCCTCCAAGCGACTGGGCAACTGGCTGTTCTTCCCCGCAGTGTTGATCCCGGTGATCACGGTGGCCTGTACCGTGCTGCTCAAGGGCGTCTCGGTGGGCGGCGTGATGCTGCTGGACCAGAAGCAGCTCACGCTGGCGGCTCTGTGCGTGGCCTGCGTGTGTGCACTCATCGCCGGTTGCGTGCTGACCCGTGGCACGCCACTGCAAGCGGTACGCCAGTCGCGCCGCCTGGTGGATTCCATCGGCTGGGCCGCCATCCTGCCGCTGATGCTGGCCATGCTGGGTGGCGTCTTCGTGGCGGCCAAGACCGGTACGTCGGTACAGCAGGTGGTGAGCCTGTTCGTCAATCCCGACAACCGTTTCCTGGTGGTGGTGATCTACTGCGTGGGCATGGCGCTGTTCACCATGGTGATGGGTAACGCCTTCGCCGCCTTCCCGGTGATGAGCGCCGGCATCGCCCTGCCCTTCCTGATCCTGGGCCATCACGCCGACCCGGCGCCGCTGGTGGCCATCGGCATGTACTCCGGTTATTGCGGCACGCTGATGACGCCGATGGCGGCCAACTACAACATCGTGCCGGCGGCGCTGCTGGAACTGAAGAACAAGTACCAGGTCATCAAGGTGCAGATCCCGACCGCGCTGACGCTGCTGACGGTGAACGTGTTCCTGATGTACTTCCTCGCCTTCCGCTGA
- a CDS encoding DUF2891 domain-containing protein gives MQLTLERAEEFARMPLAYLRQEYPNHIMHVLNDAGDVLSPRAMHPVFYGCYDWHSAVHGFWLLLRCVQRYPELPARAEVEAIFDEHFTPELMERETDYFRVGGRASFERPYGFGWILALDQELAQSTLPRAASWRTAMQPLTLEIRRRLLEYLSKLSYPIRVGTHYNTAFALALSLDQARHVKDIELEQVILASAQRYYGKDTDYPAHYEPGGDEYISGALTEALLMSKVLSAQAFAAWFDQYLPRVAEIEQIMQPALVSDPTDPKIAHLDGLNLSRAWCMKTVLRHLPAGHAARSAIEAAIQRHIAASIDQVVGSHYSGGHWLASFAMLALED, from the coding sequence ATGCAACTCACACTGGAACGGGCTGAAGAGTTTGCCCGCATGCCGCTGGCCTATCTGCGCCAGGAATATCCGAATCACATCATGCACGTGCTCAATGACGCCGGGGATGTGCTCTCTCCGCGCGCCATGCATCCGGTGTTCTATGGCTGCTATGACTGGCACTCGGCTGTGCATGGCTTCTGGCTGCTGCTGCGCTGCGTACAGCGTTATCCCGAGCTGCCCGCGCGCGCTGAGGTCGAGGCCATTTTCGATGAACACTTTACGCCCGAACTGATGGAGCGCGAGACCGATTATTTCCGCGTCGGTGGCCGCGCCTCATTCGAACGTCCCTATGGCTTCGGCTGGATACTCGCACTGGACCAGGAACTGGCGCAATCCACGTTGCCGCGTGCTGCTAGCTGGCGCACCGCGATGCAGCCACTGACGCTGGAGATCCGCCGCCGCTTGCTGGAGTACCTGTCCAAGCTGAGCTATCCGATCCGGGTTGGCACGCACTACAACACCGCCTTCGCCCTGGCGCTGTCGCTGGATCAGGCGCGCCATGTCAAGGATATCGAACTGGAACAGGTCATCCTGGCCAGCGCACAGCGCTACTACGGCAAGGACACCGACTATCCTGCCCACTATGAACCCGGCGGCGACGAGTACATCTCTGGCGCGCTCACCGAGGCGCTCCTGATGAGCAAGGTCCTGTCGGCGCAAGCCTTCGCCGCCTGGTTCGACCAGTACCTACCGCGTGTGGCAGAGATCGAGCAGATCATGCAGCCGGCCCTCGTCTCCGACCCGACCGATCCCAAGATCGCCCACCTGGACGGCCTGAACCTCTCGCGCGCCTGGTGCATGAAGACCGTGCTGCGCCACCTGCCCGCGGGCCACGCCGCACGCAGCGCCATCGAGGCTGCCATCCAGCGCCACATCGCGGCCTCCATCGACCAGGTCGTCGGCAGCCACTACAGCGGCGGCCACTGGCTGGCCAGTTTCGCCATGCTGGCGCTGGAAGACTGA
- a CDS encoding biotin-dependent carboxyltransferase family protein yields the protein MIDIIQPGMLASVQDMGRYGHRRLGIHPGGALNTLALASANLLVGNPVDAAGLEITMGVAELRFTRATRIALGGDDIGATLDGKPIAACWSIPVRAGSILKLSLAAADSPEQAPRHSMRTYLAVAGGIDVPLVLGSRSTDLKAGFGGHQGRALKRGDKLPIGDAQAAAAAVHGPAFGVRSPRWSGLALRADEHSQHVTLRVLPAPEFDQFSKSAREALWSDTWRVTPNSNRMGYRLEGPELKRKQGRDMLSHGVVPGVIQVPPSGQPIILMGDAQTTGGYPKIGVIIGADLWKLAQAPLNATLRLEPCEMADALAAAEEQQRYLDSIRATVAALDWSRATLYKK from the coding sequence ATGATCGACATCATCCAACCCGGCATGCTGGCCTCGGTGCAGGACATGGGCCGCTACGGCCATCGCCGCCTGGGCATCCATCCCGGCGGCGCGCTCAATACCCTGGCCCTGGCCAGCGCCAACCTGCTGGTCGGCAATCCGGTCGATGCGGCAGGGCTGGAAATCACCATGGGCGTGGCCGAGCTGCGCTTCACCCGGGCCACCCGCATCGCCCTCGGTGGCGACGACATCGGCGCCACGCTCGATGGCAAGCCCATCGCGGCATGCTGGAGCATTCCGGTGCGCGCCGGCAGCATCCTCAAACTGAGCTTGGCCGCCGCCGATTCGCCCGAGCAGGCGCCGCGTCACAGCATGCGCACCTACCTGGCCGTGGCCGGCGGCATCGATGTGCCGCTGGTGCTGGGTTCGCGCAGTACCGATCTCAAGGCCGGTTTCGGCGGCCATCAAGGACGTGCGCTCAAACGCGGCGACAAGCTGCCCATCGGCGATGCGCAAGCCGCTGCCGCCGCCGTCCACGGCCCTGCCTTCGGTGTCCGTTCGCCGCGCTGGAGCGGCCTGGCCCTGCGCGCCGACGAACATAGCCAGCACGTCACGCTGCGCGTGCTGCCCGCTCCCGAATTCGACCAGTTCAGCAAGAGTGCGCGCGAAGCGCTCTGGTCCGATACCTGGCGCGTCACACCCAACAGCAACCGCATGGGCTATCGCCTCGAAGGCCCGGAACTCAAGCGCAAGCAGGGCCGCGACATGCTCTCGCACGGCGTAGTGCCGGGCGTGATCCAGGTGCCGCCCTCGGGCCAGCCCATCATCCTGATGGGCGATGCGCAGACCACCGGCGGCTATCCCAAGATCGGCGTGATCATCGGCGCCGACCTGTGGAAGCTGGCGCAAGCGCCGCTGAACGCCACGCTGCGGCTGGAACCCTGCGAGATGGCCGATGCCCTGGCCGCCGCCGAAGAACAGCAACGCTACCTCGACTCCATCCGCGCCACGGTCGCCGCATTGGACTGGTCGCGCGCCACGCTCTACAAGAAATAA
- the secG gene encoding preprotein translocase subunit SecG, producing MNTLSLVVVVVQVLAALAIIGLVLLQHGKGADMGAAFGSGASGSLFGATGSSNFLSKSTAVAAAIFFAATLGLAFIGNHHVSQSGGVMDNLQAPAVPAQQAAPAAPAAPAEAGKPGDQSNQIPK from the coding sequence ATGAATACTTTGTCTTTGGTGGTAGTGGTAGTTCAGGTGCTGGCGGCGCTGGCAATCATCGGTCTGGTGCTGTTGCAGCACGGTAAGGGTGCCGACATGGGTGCGGCTTTCGGTTCCGGCGCGTCCGGCAGCCTCTTTGGCGCGACCGGCTCGTCCAACTTCCTGTCCAAGTCGACCGCTGTGGCTGCTGCCATCTTCTTCGCGGCGACCCTGGGTCTGGCCTTCATCGGCAATCACCATGTTTCGCAAAGCGGCGGTGTGATGGATAATCTGCAGGCGCCTGCCGTCCCGGCTCAACAAGCGGCCCCGGCTGCGCCCGCTGCACCGGCCGAAGCTGG
- the tpiA gene encoding triose-phosphate isomerase, with protein sequence MRRKLVAGNWKMNGSLAANAALVAGIKEGLAAQACDVAVCVPAPYLAQVQALVAGSPVGLGAQDMSAHASGAYTGEVSASMLQEFGVQYVILGHSERRAYHGESDAAVAAKTVAALKAGLVPLVCVGETLEQREAGQTNAVVGGQLDVVLAALSAEEAARIVVAYEPVWAIGTGKTATPEMAQEVHAMLRARLGAKSAEAAAKVCILYGGSMKPDNAQQLLAMGDIDGGLIGGAALKAADFLAIINAAA encoded by the coding sequence ATGCGTCGCAAACTTGTAGCCGGTAACTGGAAAATGAATGGCAGCCTGGCTGCCAATGCTGCCCTGGTGGCCGGCATCAAGGAAGGGCTCGCGGCCCAGGCTTGCGATGTGGCCGTCTGCGTGCCGGCGCCTTACCTGGCGCAGGTGCAGGCGCTTGTGGCCGGTTCGCCGGTGGGGCTGGGTGCGCAGGATATGTCCGCCCATGCTTCGGGCGCCTATACCGGCGAGGTGTCGGCATCCATGTTGCAGGAATTCGGTGTGCAGTACGTCATCCTGGGTCACTCCGAGCGTCGCGCCTATCATGGCGAGTCCGATGCAGCGGTGGCGGCCAAGACGGTGGCTGCGCTCAAGGCCGGGTTAGTGCCGCTGGTGTGTGTGGGCGAGACGCTGGAGCAGCGTGAAGCCGGCCAGACCAATGCCGTCGTGGGTGGTCAGCTCGATGTCGTGCTGGCTGCGCTGAGCGCGGAAGAGGCTGCCCGCATCGTCGTGGCTTATGAGCCGGTCTGGGCAATCGGCACCGGCAAGACCGCTACGCCCGAGATGGCGCAGGAAGTGCATGCGATGTTGCGCGCGCGTCTGGGCGCCAAGAGCGCGGAAGCTGCTGCCAAGGTATGCATCCTGTACGGCGGCAGCATGAAGCCCGATAATGCCCAGCAGTTGCTGGCCATGGGTGACATCGATGGGGGTCTCATCGGTGGTGCGGCGTTGAAGGCGGCGGATTTCCTCGCGATCATCAATGCGGCGGCCTGA
- the pxpA gene encoding 5-oxoprolinase subunit PxpA, whose amino-acid sequence MHIDLNADLGEGCDTDEQLLTLVSSANIACGWHAGDANTMRRSVRWAIQNHVAIGAHPSFPDRENFGRSAMQLPPEEIVSGMLYQLGALEAIVRAEGGRMTHVKPHGALYNQAAKDAVLANAICAAIRTFNPELSLYGLAGSELIAAARHADLNAVEEVFADRAYEADGSLVARSKPGALIDNDADAIAQTLMLVKQKKVKAIDGSIVEVNAQTVCLHGDGAHALDFARQIRARLHEERIAVRAAA is encoded by the coding sequence ATGCATATCGATCTCAATGCCGACCTCGGCGAAGGCTGCGACACCGACGAACAACTGCTGACCCTGGTCAGCTCCGCCAACATCGCCTGCGGCTGGCATGCAGGCGATGCCAATACCATGCGCCGCAGCGTGCGCTGGGCGATCCAGAATCACGTGGCCATCGGCGCACACCCCAGCTTCCCCGATCGCGAGAACTTCGGCCGCAGCGCCATGCAATTGCCGCCCGAGGAAATCGTCAGCGGCATGCTCTATCAGCTCGGCGCGCTCGAGGCCATCGTGCGCGCTGAAGGCGGCCGCATGACCCACGTCAAGCCGCACGGCGCGCTCTACAACCAGGCCGCCAAGGATGCCGTGCTGGCCAATGCCATCTGCGCTGCCATCCGCACCTTCAATCCCGAGCTGAGCCTGTATGGCCTGGCCGGCAGCGAACTGATCGCCGCCGCCCGCCATGCCGACCTCAATGCGGTGGAAGAAGTCTTCGCCGATCGCGCCTATGAAGCCGATGGCAGCCTGGTGGCGCGCAGCAAGCCGGGCGCCCTGATCGACAACGATGCCGACGCCATCGCCCAGACCCTGATGCTGGTCAAGCAAAAGAAGGTCAAGGCCATCGACGGCAGCATCGTCGAAGTCAATGCACAGACCGTATGCCTGCACGGAGATGGCGCGCATGCACTGGATTTTGCGCGCCAGATTCGGGCGCGCCTGCACGAAGAGCGCATCGCGGTGCGCGCGGCGGCGTGA
- a CDS encoding NAD(P)H-quinone oxidoreductase, with product MRAIEIKEFGGPEVLQACERPVPELKAGEVLIKVHAAGVNRPDVFQRTGNYPVPPGASDLPGLEVAGEIVAGDLGDSGFKLGDLVCALVQGGGYAEFCAAPLAQCLPVPKGLSALEAAALPENYFTVWSNVFDRGQLSGEETLLVQGGSSGIGVTAIQIARALGHRVFATAGSAEKCRACEELGAERAINYKTEDFEAVVKELTGGRGVDVILDMVGGDYLPREIKALADDGRLVFIAQLGGAKGQLDMGQVMRRRLTITGSTLRPRPVAFKAAIAAKLREHVWPLIEAGKIRPVIHHRFPLEQAAQAHAMMEGSTHIGKIMLEL from the coding sequence ATGCGCGCAATCGAGATCAAGGAATTCGGCGGGCCTGAGGTATTGCAGGCCTGCGAACGGCCCGTGCCGGAACTGAAGGCCGGTGAGGTACTCATCAAGGTCCACGCCGCGGGCGTGAATCGTCCGGATGTGTTCCAGCGAACCGGCAACTATCCGGTCCCGCCTGGCGCTTCCGACCTGCCCGGCCTGGAAGTGGCGGGCGAGATCGTGGCCGGCGACTTGGGCGACAGTGGTTTCAAGCTGGGCGACCTGGTCTGCGCGCTGGTGCAGGGCGGCGGCTATGCGGAATTCTGCGCTGCGCCGCTGGCCCAGTGCCTGCCTGTGCCCAAGGGTTTGAGCGCGCTGGAGGCGGCAGCCCTGCCGGAAAACTACTTCACGGTGTGGAGCAATGTGTTCGACCGCGGACAACTGTCGGGTGAAGAAACCCTGCTGGTGCAGGGTGGTTCGTCCGGCATTGGCGTGACGGCCATCCAGATCGCCCGCGCGCTGGGGCACCGCGTGTTTGCTACCGCCGGCAGCGCCGAGAAGTGCCGCGCCTGCGAAGAGCTGGGGGCTGAGCGCGCCATCAACTACAAGACCGAGGATTTCGAGGCCGTGGTCAAGGAATTGACCGGCGGCCGTGGCGTGGATGTGATCCTGGACATGGTGGGCGGCGACTATCTGCCGCGCGAGATCAAGGCCTTGGCCGACGATGGCCGCCTGGTCTTCATCGCCCAGCTGGGCGGGGCCAAGGGACAGCTGGACATGGGGCAGGTGATGCGTCGTCGCCTGACCATTACGGGCTCGACCTTGCGTCCGCGTCCCGTGGCCTTCAAGGCCGCCATCGCGGCCAAGCTGCGTGAACATGTCTGGCCCCTGATCGAGGCCGGCAAGATCCGGCCGGTGATCCATCATCGCTTTCCCCTGGAGCAGGCTGCGCAGGCGCACGCCATGATGGAAGGCAGCACCCATATCGGCAAGATCATGCTGGAGCTATGA
- the pxpB gene encoding 5-oxoprolinase subunit PxpB: protein MQPQLHPLGDRALLCSLPAPATLPQQQRIWALAELAGQWEEVSEVVPGMNNLTLITTRPVVDLEILAHRIETTWPKLSGERSVGRTVEIPVVYGGSAGPDLDNVARHTGLSTEEVIARHSNAEYVVYFLGFLPGFAYMGGLDASLATPRHTTPRVSIPAGSVGIGGEQTGVYPMASPGGWQLIGRTTLQLFDPSQEPPTLLRPGDRVRFTVERVAS, encoded by the coding sequence ATGCAGCCACAGCTCCACCCTTTGGGCGATCGCGCACTGCTATGCAGTCTGCCGGCGCCCGCCACCCTGCCCCAGCAGCAGCGCATCTGGGCGCTGGCCGAACTGGCCGGCCAATGGGAAGAAGTCAGCGAAGTCGTGCCCGGCATGAACAACCTGACGCTCATCACCACACGCCCCGTGGTCGACCTGGAGATCCTGGCGCACCGCATCGAGACGACCTGGCCCAAGCTTAGCGGCGAGCGCAGCGTCGGGCGCACGGTCGAGATCCCGGTGGTCTACGGCGGCAGCGCCGGCCCTGACCTCGACAACGTGGCGCGCCATACCGGCCTGTCGACAGAGGAAGTGATCGCCCGTCACAGCAATGCCGAGTACGTCGTCTACTTCCTGGGCTTCCTGCCCGGCTTCGCCTACATGGGCGGACTCGACGCCAGCCTGGCGACTCCGCGCCACACTACGCCGCGCGTGAGCATCCCGGCCGGATCGGTCGGCATCGGCGGCGAACAGACCGGCGTCTACCCAATGGCCTCGCCGGGGGGCTGGCAACTCATCGGCCGCACCACCCTGCAACTGTTCGACCCTTCCCAGGAACCGCCCACGCTGCTGCGTCCCGGCGACCGTGTACGCTTTACCGTGGAGCGCGTAGCCTCATGA